The following proteins are encoded in a genomic region of bacterium:
- a CDS encoding DUF541 domain-containing protein, with amino-acid sequence MTSTRWARPAAIADARAKAQAMAGAAGVRLGQVMRVSDLSTSGGRPAYRDFAGAAIPAASQLPVGELDVQVTVEVDFALAG; translated from the coding sequence ATGACGTCGACACGGTGGGCACGCCCGGCGGCGATCGCGGATGCCCGTGCCAAAGCCCAGGCGATGGCCGGCGCCGCGGGGGTCAGGCTCGGGCAGGTGATGCGGGTGAGCGACCTCTCGACGTCTGGGGGCAGGCCCGCGTACAGGGATTTCGCGGGCGCCGCCATCCCCGCCGCCAGTCAGCTTCCGGTGGGCGAGCTGGACGTGCAGGTGACGGTCGAGGTGGATTTCGCGCTCGCCGGCTGA
- a CDS encoding selenium-binding protein has translation MATTLLRPDQTFYPSPRLAEKAPVETLAYMVTFDPTAKAPDALVTLDLDPQSPGYGKQADRVEAPHAGDEFHHFGWNACSSALCPYAPHPHIERRYLLVPGLRSSRIYVFDTKANPRQPKLVHTIEADEIADRAGYSRPHTIHCGPDGIYVSALGAPDGNGPGGIFIVDHDNFSVKGRWELDRGPQQLAYDFWWHLGYDTAITSEWGTPNMVEAGVNAETLLAGGYGHKLHIWDLPKRRHRQEIDLGSEHQMVLELRPAHNPTRAYGFAGVVTSLKDLSASVWVWHLDGTSYKVEKVIEIPAEPASADDLPPLLKGFKAVPPLVTDINLSLDDRWLYVSAWGTGEFLQFDVSDPFKPKQTGSVHLGGIVRKAAHPDSGPLNGGPQMVEVSRDGKRIYLTNSLYGSWDEQFYPAGIKSWVTLIHAKAGGGLSLEDGFFTEFQQRTHQIHLEGGDASSDSYCYS, from the coding sequence ATGGCCACCACATTACTAAGACCCGACCAGACCTTCTATCCATCGCCACGCCTGGCGGAAAAAGCACCGGTCGAAACCCTCGCCTACATGGTCACCTTCGACCCGACCGCCAAAGCGCCGGATGCGCTCGTCACCCTCGACCTCGACCCCCAGTCGCCCGGCTACGGCAAGCAGGCGGACCGCGTCGAGGCACCGCATGCCGGCGACGAGTTCCACCACTTCGGCTGGAACGCGTGCAGCTCCGCGCTGTGCCCTTATGCACCACATCCTCACATCGAGCGCCGCTACCTGCTGGTTCCTGGGCTCCGCTCTTCGCGGATCTACGTGTTCGACACCAAGGCCAACCCGCGGCAGCCCAAGCTCGTGCACACGATCGAAGCCGACGAGATCGCCGACCGCGCGGGCTACAGCCGGCCGCATACGATCCACTGCGGACCGGACGGCATCTACGTCAGCGCGCTCGGCGCTCCGGACGGCAACGGCCCGGGAGGGATCTTCATCGTCGACCACGACAACTTCTCGGTCAAGGGTCGGTGGGAGCTCGACCGCGGCCCGCAGCAGCTGGCATACGACTTCTGGTGGCACCTGGGTTACGACACGGCGATCACGAGCGAATGGGGCACCCCCAACATGGTCGAGGCGGGCGTCAACGCGGAGACCCTGCTGGCGGGCGGCTACGGCCACAAACTGCACATCTGGGACCTGCCCAAGCGACGCCACCGCCAGGAGATCGACCTCGGCTCGGAGCACCAGATGGTGCTCGAGCTGCGCCCCGCCCACAACCCCACCAGGGCGTACGGGTTTGCCGGCGTGGTCACGAGCCTGAAGGACCTCAGCGCGTCGGTCTGGGTTTGGCACCTGGACGGGACGTCGTACAAGGTCGAGAAGGTGATCGAGATCCCGGCCGAGCCGGCCTCGGCCGACGACCTGCCACCACTGCTCAAGGGCTTCAAGGCCGTTCCGCCGCTGGTCACCGACATTAACCTCTCCCTCGACGACCGCTGGCTCTACGTCTCGGCGTGGGGCACCGGCGAGTTCCTGCAGTTCGACGTCAGCGACCCGTTCAAGCCCAAGCAGACGGGCAGCGTTCACCTGGGCGGCATCGTCCGCAAGGCCGCGCATCCCGACAGCGGGCCGCTCAACGGCGGCCCCCAGATGGTGGAGGTGAGCCGCGACGGCAAGCGGATCTATCTCACCAACTCGCTGTACGGGAGCTGGGACGAGCAGTTCTACCCCGCAGGCATCAAGAGCTGGGTGACGCTGATCCACGCCAAGGCCGGCGGCGGGCTGAGCCTGGAAGACGGATTCTTCACCGAGTTCCAGCAGCGAACCCACCAGATCCACCTCGAAGGCGGTGACGCTTCTTCCGACTCCTACTGCTACTCGTGA
- a CDS encoding DUF2277 domain-containing protein, whose product MCRSIKTLRHADVVATDEEIRAAARQFVRKVSGFREPSGRHQEAFEGAVDEIAIASQRLLESISGNLSRRS is encoded by the coding sequence ATGTGCCGGAGCATCAAGACGCTGCGCCATGCGGATGTCGTCGCGACCGATGAGGAGATCCGCGCGGCGGCGCGGCAGTTCGTGCGCAAGGTGAGCGGGTTCCGCGAGCCGTCGGGCAGACACCAGGAGGCATTCGAGGGCGCGGTCGACGAGATCGCGATCGCCTCCCAGCGCCTGCTGGAAAGCATCTCTGGGAACCTGTCCAGGCGATCTTAA
- a CDS encoding alpha/beta hydrolase has product MVRRLAALAVIAALFATACTRNPHKAAENSPHAIPSPSRVAWTDCGAGFQCATVQVPLDYSHPGAGTIGIAINRKAATDPANRIGSVLINPGGPGASGIQFLRGEVGAMTNLNRRFDLVGFDPRGIGQSAPVRCLDGAQEDTYNALDPVLDDTQEKQAAIEADKTFAAGCEQKSANILPFLDTVSAARDIDVIRAALGDTKLTYLGFSYGTFLGENYAHLFPTHVRALALDGVIDPSLSANDLLFAQLVGFEQNLQSFLSDCRARKTAANPCAYAQAGDPGTKLMALMDRLDSSPLPVGNRELTRGLAVIGVLTPLYDQSTWPYLDQALTLADRGNGALLLQFADLYLGRNANGTYDNQTDANSAVNCLDRAVPTDVAAYDELGPAYAKASALFGPAFQYSNLVCAYWPVKATGTPGVLTAEGAPPILLVGGTGDPATPYTWAQAVNRQMAGSVLLTRQGNGHVSYDKSACARQAEDAYLIDLKLPAPGTVCPG; this is encoded by the coding sequence ATGGTCCGACGGCTTGCGGCGCTCGCGGTGATCGCCGCGCTTTTCGCGACCGCGTGCACGCGCAACCCGCACAAGGCGGCCGAGAACAGCCCGCATGCGATTCCTTCGCCCAGCCGCGTGGCGTGGACCGACTGCGGGGCCGGGTTCCAGTGCGCGACCGTGCAGGTGCCACTCGATTACTCACATCCGGGAGCCGGCACCATCGGCATCGCCATCAACCGCAAGGCGGCGACCGATCCCGCCAACCGCATCGGCTCGGTGCTGATCAATCCAGGCGGTCCCGGCGCTTCGGGGATCCAGTTCCTCCGTGGCGAAGTCGGCGCGATGACCAACCTGAATCGGAGATTCGACCTCGTCGGGTTCGACCCGCGCGGTATCGGCCAGAGCGCGCCGGTGCGCTGCCTCGACGGCGCTCAGGAGGACACCTACAACGCGCTGGACCCGGTGCTGGACGACACCCAGGAAAAGCAGGCGGCGATCGAGGCCGACAAGACGTTTGCCGCCGGGTGCGAGCAGAAGAGCGCGAACATCCTCCCGTTCCTCGACACGGTCAGCGCGGCCAGGGACATTGACGTCATCCGTGCCGCGCTCGGCGACACCAAGCTCACCTATCTCGGCTTCTCCTATGGGACCTTTCTTGGCGAGAACTACGCCCACCTCTTCCCCACCCACGTCCGCGCCCTCGCCCTGGACGGTGTGATCGATCCCAGCCTCTCGGCGAATGACCTCTTGTTCGCTCAGCTCGTGGGCTTTGAGCAAAACCTGCAGTCCTTCTTGAGCGACTGCCGGGCGCGCAAGACCGCGGCGAATCCTTGCGCTTACGCGCAGGCGGGCGACCCCGGCACCAAGCTGATGGCGCTGATGGACCGGTTGGACAGCAGCCCGCTGCCGGTCGGCAACCGCGAGCTGACCCGTGGCCTGGCGGTCATCGGAGTCCTGACGCCGCTTTACGACCAGAGCACCTGGCCCTACCTCGACCAGGCGCTCACGCTCGCCGACCGCGGCAACGGCGCGCTCCTTCTCCAGTTCGCGGACCTCTACCTCGGCCGCAACGCCAACGGCACGTACGACAATCAGACGGACGCCAACAGCGCTGTCAACTGCCTCGACCGTGCGGTCCCGACCGACGTCGCGGCCTACGACGAGCTGGGGCCCGCGTATGCCAAGGCGTCGGCCCTGTTCGGGCCTGCGTTCCAGTACTCCAACCTGGTGTGCGCGTACTGGCCGGTGAAGGCGACCGGAACTCCGGGCGTGCTGACCGCGGAGGGCGCGCCTCCGATCCTGCTGGTCGGGGGAACCGGCGACCCGGCGACGCCCTACACGTGGGCGCAAGCCGTGAACCGGCAGATGGCGGGTTCAGTCCTGCTGACGCGACAGGGCAACGGGCACGTGTCCTATGACAAGAGCGCCTGCGCCAGGCAGGCGGAGGACGCCTACCTGATCGACCTCAAGCTCCCCGCCCCCGGGACCGTCTGCCCCGGCTGA
- a CDS encoding SHOCT domain-containing protein, with product MAVATPTTQNNSPSANAAPQVDVNTYRNEDDYERDARSRIPLGWRPLSTTTARGKVNMGRTLLKAGVFLPWAVMRPSRKGDPVTVTWVREGGSTAQPLPSSAPPSGPGTATDLLTQLERLGKLRDAGVLTEEEFQSQKENLLASDQ from the coding sequence ATGGCGGTTGCCACACCGACGACGCAGAACAATTCGCCGAGTGCCAACGCGGCGCCACAGGTTGACGTGAATACGTACCGCAACGAAGACGACTACGAGCGCGACGCGCGCTCCCGCATTCCATTGGGTTGGCGTCCACTGTCAACGACGACGGCTCGCGGCAAAGTGAACATGGGTCGAACACTGCTTAAGGCAGGCGTTTTCCTGCCGTGGGCAGTTATGCGGCCATCGCGAAAGGGCGATCCGGTGACCGTAACTTGGGTCCGCGAAGGCGGGTCCACGGCACAGCCGCTGCCTTCTTCGGCGCCCCCGTCGGGTCCTGGCACCGCTACCGACCTACTCACACAACTTGAGCGGCTAGGCAAGCTTCGCGACGCCGGCGTTTTGACCGAAGAAGAATTCCAGAGCCAAAAGGAGAACCTGCTCGCGTCGGATCAGTGA